TCGTGCGAAGTGCCTTGGCACACGTGGCGACCAACTGGACGACGACCGATGGCGGCTGGTTTCTATGCACTCTTCGTGCGGAGTGCTTTCGCACTCGATGCAACCAAGGACCAGCAGACCGTCACGCTTCCATGCACTCTCTCGCACCACCGCAAGCCAACGAGGCGCTGCTCGAGCCCAAGTTCCTATGCGCTCTTTCGTGCGGAGTGCGTTTGCGCTCGCCAACTGGGATGCCGACCTGGAGGAGATGTTGTTTCTATGCACTCTTCCGTGCGGAGTGCTTTCGCACGGGACGAGTACCGCGACGCACTCAAGGAGAGACTGTGATCGTTTCTATGCACTCTTTCGTGCGGACTGCTTTCGCACATCGGATTCTGGACAGCAATGCCCGTAAGGCGGTTTCTATGCACTCTTTCGTGCGGAGTGCTTTCGCACCGGCGCTCGAGGGCGCCAATGACAGCAACCGCGCCCGGCGTTTCTATGCACTGTTTCGTGCGGAGTGCTTTCGCACGAGCAGTTTCCGGTCGAGCTCGAGCCCACGATGGTTTCTATGCACTCTTTCGTGCGGAGTGCTTTCGCACCGCTGATCGACAACCAGCGTTACGGCGTCGACTTCCAGATCGTTTCTATGCACTCTTTCGTGCGGAGTGCTTTCGCACAGGCGGCCACTGGCGTAGGACGCAGCGAAAGAGGGTTTCTGTGCACTCTTTCGTGCGGAGTGCTTTCGCACTCGTATACCACACCGTTGCGGTGTACGAAAGCCACGCGGAGTTTCTATGCACTCTTTCGTGCGGAGTGCTTTCGCACAACTACTAAAAGACGCTCTTCTCACCATGTCCGGTTTCTATGCACTCTTTCGTGCGGAGTGCTTTCGCACGTGATCGAGGCCCCTGAGGACGAGGGTACGGAGGAGTTTCTATGCACTCTTTCGTGCGGAGTGCTTTCGCACAGAGCGCATTCGTACGGCTGAGATCATCGGTCTGATGTTTCTATGCACTCTTTCGTGCGGAGTGCTTTCGCACAAGCCGACTCCGACGCCGACGGACCCCCCGTTTCTATGCACTCTTTCGTGCGGAGTGCTTTCGCACCGTGCGACGAGCGAGTGACCGATGCCGGTCAGCGGCAGGTTTCTATGCACTCTTTCGTGCGGAGTGCTTTCGCACACGTGGCAATTGTGCCGGTCTGTAAGGCTGGCCAAAAGTTTCTATGCACTCTTTCGTGCGGAGTGCTTTCGCACCTCACACCACAACGGGTGACCGAAGTTCTGTGGTGTTTCTATGCACTCTTTCGTGCGGAGTGCTTTCGCACTGAGATCCTCGAACGGATCGCCCAGGAGCTCGGCGTTGTTTCTATGCACTCTTTCGTGCGGAGTGCTTTCGCACCCCAGCCTTCGAGACGGCCAACTAACAACGGACGATACCACCTCCTTGCAGACTCGACGCGGAACACCCCGCGACGGGGACCACGACGCGCCCCTCATGCGCGAAGACCCTTGTCAAGGGCACGCAGATCCGAAGCCCCTCGGGCGCTTCCGCGCACAGGGTCCTGGGGGTCCTGCCTCCCGCCTGAACGCCGCATTCGGGAGGTCGCCGACCGCGATGGAACGGCGCGATCCGCAGCAGCCCGGGCATGGCGCGTCAGACCCCCGCCGCTACGGGGCGACGCAGCGTGTCCGAGCGGGTCCTGCGCCCAGATCCCGCACGGCTGGCGCTCGGTGCGTCTGAGCGCACGCTGACAGTGCCGAACCCACGCGCCGTGTACGACCCGACCCCTGAGAACTGGGCCACCGCGAGCAGAAGAGACATGCTGCGGGCCACGCCGGCGTCGTCGCTCACGTAGCGCACCCTGCCCACCAGCCCGGGCACGCTCTTGCGGCCCGCGAGCACTGGCAGTGTGGAGATCTCTGCCAACTCCACTCGGACCGACCGCGCCACCGCCACCGGGTCGTAGGCCAACAGCGGCACGCCACTCCAGGAGGTCCACGCCTCCAATGGCGAGCGCAGCAGCACTGAGGGGGTGGGCAGGACACTGGGCCGCCCCGATGTCCGGAACACCGTCGGCGTCTGGAACTCCACGTCCCACGTCGGAGACGGGCGCGTAAGCGCAAGCTGGCCCCACGAGGCCGATGCGGTCAGCCACGGACGTCCGGTGCGGATGATCTGCCGGCCGAGCCGCACAGTGGAACCGGTCGCCGCGCGTTCGAGGAACAGACTGCGCGCGTCGTCGGACAGGACCGACACCGAGATTCCGGGCGTTCCGTCCAACTCGCCGACCATCGATAGGGAGTACGGTTTGGAGATGGCCCCGTGAGGCACCTTGCGCGGATCGGGCTCCTCCTCCTCGGCGTCGAACCAGCGGGTGAACGCGGCGTGGAGGTGATCCGCCTCAACCGGGTAGCCGACGTCCAAGGGCACCCAGTAGGTCTCTGGCATCGCTCACTGCCCCCAGCGACGAGGCGGTAAAACGTCAGAGGCACCCGCGTGCTGCCGGAGCCATGCTGCGAGGCCACCGCCACCACGTGCTGCTGCAAGGTGACCGCCGGGGCGCCGGAGTTGTCATGGAAGGCGCTTCCGGGCATGCGGATCTTGCCCGAGTCGTTGCCCCACACGGCCACGTCCTGCGGGGCACCCGCCTCGGCCGCGGCCACGCGAGCGCCCACCATCCCACCGGGCAGCGATCCGTCCACGCGCACCCGCACCAGTTCGGTGGCTGACCATCCCCACAGGTGGGACAGCTGCGCGGGCCGGGTGGCCGGCAGCCGCCCGTGGTGCAGGCCGCCCTCCTCCATGTCCAGCCAGAGCCACCCGTCTGCTTTGAGCTGCACAAGCTCGTCCCACGACGATGCCCCAAGGGCTTGATCTGGTTCACACTTCCTCCTTCGTGGTCTTATCGGGGTTGAGCCCCTTACCGGGCGCAGTCACCGCGGCCAGGAGTTCCTGGACGACGACGGGCCCCAGTTCCCCGAGCGATTCGGCAGTCACCGCTCCCGCCGGCATCCCCCGGCGTGCGATTTGAGTTCCAGCCAGCCGTAGCCCCGGGTACCCATGCCGCCCACCGTGGCGAGGCCGTCGTGCAGATCGCGCGCGACGTGGAGCATCAGGTTGCGGACAGGTTTCGGCATGTCGCCGCGGTTCCACCGGACCCGCAGCGGCACGTCCGTGCCGCGCTTCACGGCGCGGACCGTGAATAGCGAACCGTCCCTGGCGCCGCCGGTGAACCGGTCGATGGCCACGTGGGTGCGTGTGATGCAGCCAGCGCTCAGATCGGTCTCGCCGAACCACAACGCCCCCCGGCCGGTGCCTTGGGAACCGAAGAGGCCCGTCTCCACGGCCTTCACCTGGGACTCGTCGGCGCCGACGGCCTCGAGGATCGTTCGGGCGCGGTGCCGGAACACTCCCTTCCACGACGTGCCGGGCACGAGGGGTGCCCCGCCGCCGGCGTGGGCGATGACGGCGTGCTCCTGATGGGTTCCAACCTGGATCTTCTCCCCGTTGCCGACGTGGAGGGGTTCCTTGGCCGTGAAGTGGAGGGTGGTCCAACCGGATGGGGCGGCCGCTGCGGCGTCGACCGGCGGCCTGCTGGTGAACCACTCGCTGCGCTCGCCAAGCCAGAACGTGAGGCCGTCCTCGGTGTTGAGGTCGACGGTGAAGTCGTCCACCCGAAGCACCTCGCACTCCCCCATGCCGGTGCCGCGGCCGCGACCGATGTGTGGGCGCCAGGACTTCAGGCTCGTGATGAGGTCCTCGGAGCGGTCGCCGTCGTGCTGGAAGGCGATGGTCAGGGTGGTGGGCGCGGACCACTCGTAGCTGCGCAGCGTGCGACCGCTCGCCGCGCCGCGCCGCGGGTCGACCTCGGTTGAGCCGCTGGTGTCGCGCTCGGCCGCCACGATGGCCCCGAGTACCGCCAGCCGGCTCGCCACCCGATCACCGTTGCCCGTGAGTTGCTCGAAGCCCTGCGGATCCGGGCCCAGCCAGTCATCGCCCCTCTCCTCAAGGTGGCGCTTCAGGGACCCGGCGATGCTGCTGCCCGGGATCCACGGTTGGTTCGTGCGCGGGTCCACGAGCACGGGCAGCTTCACGTTGTCGTCGGCTGCGGCGACGGTGCCGACGGCCCACCGCGACGTCAGCCGGGCGTGGACGGCGATCAGGGTGACCTTGTTCTCGCTCATCCGAGCCCCTTCAGTTGTGCGATGGCCTGGCGCCGATCGGATGACCTCTTCAGCGACGAGAGCAGCCCTTCCGCGACGCCGGGGGGTACGTCGTCCAGCCATGCCGCCTTGGCGGCCTCCCCAAGCTTGCCGGTGATCAGCATGCGCTGCATCGGGTTGGTCTCCATCCTCTCCAGATCGTGGGCGAGGTCCAGGAGGTTGCCGACCACCTGTGCGCGATCCGCCGCCGCGACGCGATCGACGAGCACGGCCAGATCCACCGCCGGCTGAGCCAAGACCTGCGCGCGCGGTGGGACTGGCGGCGCCTCTGCCTGTGGCGGCGGCTCGGTCGATGTCACCGGTTGCCTGATGACCGCCGGCCCCACCTCGGGGCGCGCCTCGGGGGCCACCAGCGCCACCGCGCCGTAACCCTCGAGCCGACGGATGCCGAGGCCGCCGTGCAGCGCCTGCCATGCGGCCGGGTCTGTCGCCTTGAGCAGCGCCGATGAGCCCGCCTCCAGCGCCCAGTCCATCGGTTTCGGGATCCCCGCGCGGCCGTGCCATCCTCCGACGGACACGGGACGGGTCCGAACCTCGCCCACCTCGACCGAGGTACCGGCTGCTTCGACGGCCGCCTGGATCGCACCTGAGAGGTCCAGCGAACCGGCCCCCAGCTCATCGAGCAGGATGATCGGCTGCAGAGCGACGAGCATCACGGTGCCCGCCGTCGTCGGCGCGGGGAACGGGTCATCCGTCTCCTCGCACTCCCAGCGGCAGCGTCCCAGTACGGACCGCTGGCCGCCCACCGAGACGTTCCGGCCCGTCCTCAGCCAGCTCACCGTCTCCTGGTCGGGGTCCTCCAGCCGGAGGTAGCCGCTGTACACCACGCCCTTGCCGGAGGCCCGGCGGGTGAAGAGGACGCCGTCGACCGCCACGCCGTTCTTGAGGCTGGTGCGGGTGCTGGCCGTCATCCACTCGCGGGGCACGGACCAGCCCCGGCCCGCGACTCGGCCGTTGGCGGACGTCGCGGCGGTGGCCTCGTACTCCTGGTTGCCGTACTTCTCCCTGCTCCACAGCATGGGGATCAGCTGGGCGGCCTCGTCGCCGAGGGTGGGGACTGCGGCGTGAACGGTCATCAGGGAGCCGAACAGCTCATCGAACCGCTGCTGGTCTCCGGCTCGCTCCTGCCACCAGCCGGCGCCCAGCGCCCCGCGGACGACGGTGCCCGGGAGCACGTCGTAGGCGGGGCGGTCGAAGCCCACCTCCCGGGAGCGGCCCGCAGACACCACGGTGCGCGGTTCGAGCGTGTAGCGCAACCAGGTCATGACGCCACCGCCCTGACCAGTTTGAACAGCTCGGCAGGCAGGTCCGGCTGTGCGTCCCGCCCCCGGACCACCACCCATCCCGAGCCGCGCAGGCGTGACTCGCCCAGCGCGGTGATGCTGGCCGCCGCTGCGAAGAGGACCGTCCGGTGCCTGCCCAGTTCCTCCTCCGGGATGTGGAGGCGCTGCTCGACGGTGAAGCTGCCTGTGGTGGCCCACACCTGTTCGCCGAACCGGAGGAAGCCGCGCATGGCGTGGCCGTCGTCGTCGACCCGCACCTTGGTGCTCGGCCCGAAGCGGGGGCTGGTGAGGGTCGCGTCGCTCCACACCCAGGGGCACTCGTGATGCTTGGAGCCGAAGACCCGTGCCACCAACTCGGTGGGGAGCCCAAGCCGCTCGGAAGCCTCCGCGCGCATGAGGCCCTTGAGGCTGGTCGACGGCAGCGGGTTGGTGCGGTCGACGGGGGCGTCATACCCGTTGATGGGAGCCCCCGCGCCGATCCTGAACGGTCCGTTGAACGTGATGTCGAAGCTCAGGATCACGATGCCTCCTTCGTCTCTTCATCGATGTCTTCGTCAGGCAGATCCGGCCACCAGCGCGCCCGCGACAGGGTGGCAGGGAGGTGCGGGACCGCCGCGGCGGAGACGGTGTTGCCGGTGCGCTTCGCCCACTTCGCCACGGCGTCGCCGAGGTCGGCCGGCGCGGAGCGCACCAGATCGGTCAGCGAGCCGCGCGCCGAGGGGCCGAGCTTGAACACGTCGTTGGGGACGACCTTGCTGAGCTCGCCGCTGGCCGAAGACACCTCGACGGTGTGGATCTTGTCAGCAGCGAAGGTGAGGTCCACCCAGCCGATGGCAGACGCCCCGCCCCGGGTGGATGCCTTGGCTGCGGCCAGCGCGGCATGGGCGGCCTCGCTGGTGCCGGAGATGGGCACGGCGCGGCGGGCGAAGGCGACGCCGATCCCCAGCCCGAGCGAGCCGATGGCCGCTCTCAGCCCCTCCGCACCCTCGATGTCGTCGGTCACCCGTGCAGCCAGGTGTGTGCGCAGCTCCTCGAACTGCTCGCCTAGGGTGACGGCGAAGCGCCAGGCCGACGGCGCGGCCACGGACACGAACACGTCGTCGCCACCGACGTAGTGCGGGATCACAGCCATGGTGCTGACGTCCGTGCCACAGGCCTTCGCGGCCTCGGTCACGGCGCTCCTCGTCGCCTCGTTGAGGAGCCTCACCGCGTCGGCGCGCAGCCGGGGCAGTTTGGCCTGGGCGATCATCCGGAACAGGGCCCCGATGCCGTTGCCGTCGGCGGCGACGGTGGCCAGGTGGCTACGGGAATCGGTGCGGCCGACTGCCTCCTGCTCGGTGGCGCCCTGATGGGTGCCGCCGAAGACGGCCAGGCTCTCGAACTCCCTGGGCCAGCTGCCCGGGATCTCGTTCCAGAACTCGTCGTGGGTGTTCCGCGCCCGTGCCTCCTCCTTGTCGCGGGCCGCCTTCCTGGCGAGGCAGCTGGGACCCGCCTGGCCGTCCTTCTCCCACTCCTTGAGCGGGCCGATGGCGGGTTCCACGCCGCAGAAGTCGCAGGTGCGGGCCAGGCCCAGCTCGGTGAGCGGAGGCAGAGACCGGTAGTCAGCGGCCTTGTCTCCGTGGCTCTCGTAGGCCTGCAGGTAGGACCCGCCCTCAGCAATCCAGGCCTCCCATTGAAGGCCGGGGATGTCAGAGTCGAGCTTCGCGAGGAGAGCTTCGGTGGCCGCCCTCAGCGCCGCCTTGTCGTTCGAGACGAGCACGACGACGCCGTCGACGTCCCCCGCATCCTCAGCGACCCTGACCGTCCGGTGGTGCTTGGCCAGCCACTCCGAAACCGCGCTGTTCGCGGTCTTGGAGCTCAGCAGAACCGACGCCCCGCGGACGAGGGCGAGCTTGCTGGCCGACTGCGCGATCCAGGTCTGGATGCGTACGGCCCCGATGCTTGCGTAGTAGCTCATCACGGCTCCCACCTGATGATCTGGGGGTCTCCTGCCAAGGGCAGGGTGGTGAATGGCTTGACCTTCCCTTTCGCCTTCTGGAGTCCGTTGTTGTCCGAGAAGAACTGGTAGCTCTCGGCGAAATCCTTGGTGCCGAATGCACTCCATGAAAGGGCGGGCGGGTAGCTGACGTGATTCTGCTCATCGCGACTCAGGCCATCTAGGTCGAGCAGCCTCAGGAGCTGGCCCAGCGGCGGGGTACCCACTTGGCCGACGATGGCACGGAGCTTCTCGACATCGAGAAGGGGCGGGATTCGCCGTGGCCCAGACCCGTATCGCTCGGCAACCGTCCACAGGCTGGCCGCAGCCACCGTCGGTACCGCGGAGCCCAAGCCGAGTGGTTTGCCCCCGCCCAGCCTCACGGCAGGAGACCTGTGCCGATGCGTCTCAAGGCAGTCGGCGACGCGTTGCGGGACGATTGCAGCCAGCAACGCCTGGACCGCCGGCATCGGCAACCGGTCGAACGACACGCTCCCGGTCAGGACCGTCGGTCGGCCATTGCCGAGCTTCGGGTCAACCACACGGACACCGTCCACGGCCAACGGCTGACCCGGGGCGGCCTTGTATCTGGGCCGGGCCGATGTCGCTCCGGACTCATGCCAATGCTTGCTCTGCTGATCAGGGTCCGAATGCCAGTAGAACTTCCTGCCACGCAGCTTCGCGCCAGTGTCCGCTTCGCTGCCCCAGTGGGAGGCCACGTCTCCCTCGGTTCGTCCTGTGGCGCCGTTGAGGCCTCGGAGGTAGAACGGGCCGGCGCTCGGCTTGGGTGCGGACAAGGGGGCCCTCGTGACGACCTGGCTCGACACACCGTTTGCCGTCGCTGAGGAGAACCGGACGTGACCGCCGTACCCCACCGACTCGCCGTCGGACTCATCCTTCTTCGTGGCGTCGATGGAGCCAAACGTGGCGCAGGACAGGCACAGACCCTCCCCTCCTCCCCTGGCTTGCAGGCGAGGTGTGTCCCGCCGACGCGCCAGGCGCTCCCGGCTTCGTGTTCCCCCTTGTGACGCCACAGTTGCGAGAGGAGCATTTCTTTCAGCTGCGGACCGTCGTCGTTGTGGCGCAGACGCACCCACACAACGTCTCCGGCGAAGAGCAGGCCCGTCTGCCGGATCCGTCGCCCCAGGAGCGGCCCCTTGCGCACCTCCGCGAACGTCGCGCGTTGTTGCCACCCGGGGATCTCGCCACCGATGGCTCGTCGGCGGTCGTCGGTCCCCTCGGCGCACTCGACGAACAGCCGGAGCGCCGGCGCATCCCTCGGGCCCACCACGTGGACTTCGTCGGTCAGCTCCGCCGCGGCCCAGGAGATGGGGTGCTTCCCACGGGCGGAGATGCTCGTGACGATGAAGACGCACCCCTCGAGCGCCCGATCTCTGGCGAGGATCTTCTGGACCTCTCCTCGCTGTGTCACACGCTCCACGGTGGGCTCGGGGAGTTCGTAGCGCCTGTTGCCGTTGGGCAGCGGACGCTCAAACCTGTCATCGATGTTCAGCTCCACGACGTCGCCCGTTGTCGGAACCGAGGACATCACTTGCGCCAGTGCGGGCGCGGAGACGAACGTCAGTTTGT
The DNA window shown above is from Tessaracoccus defluvii and carries:
- a CDS encoding Cas10/Cmr2 second palm domain-containing protein, producing the protein MSYYASIGAVRIQTWIAQSASKLALVRGASVLLSSKTANSAVSEWLAKHHRTVRVAEDAGDVDGVVVLVSNDKAALRAATEALLAKLDSDIPGLQWEAWIAEGGSYLQAYESHGDKAADYRSLPPLTELGLARTCDFCGVEPAIGPLKEWEKDGQAGPSCLARKAARDKEEARARNTHDEFWNEIPGSWPREFESLAVFGGTHQGATEQEAVGRTDSRSHLATVAADGNGIGALFRMIAQAKLPRLRADAVRLLNEATRSAVTEAAKACGTDVSTMAVIPHYVGGDDVFVSVAAPSAWRFAVTLGEQFEELRTHLAARVTDDIEGAEGLRAAIGSLGLGIGVAFARRAVPISGTSEAAHAALAAAKASTRGGASAIGWVDLTFAADKIHTVEVSSASGELSKVVPNDVFKLGPSARGSLTDLVRSAPADLGDAVAKWAKRTGNTVSAAAVPHLPATLSRARWWPDLPDEDIDEETKEAS
- a CDS encoding RAMP superfamily protein is translated as MILSFDITFNGPFRIGAGAPINGYDAPVDRTNPLPSTSLKGLMRAEASERLGLPTELVARVFGSKHHECPWVWSDATLTSPRFGPSTKVRVDDDGHAMRGFLRFGEQVWATTGSFTVEQRLHIPEEELGRHRTVLFAAAASITALGESRLRGSGWVVVRGRDAQPDLPAELFKLVRAVAS
- a CDS encoding RAMP superfamily CRISPR-associated protein translates to MSENKVTLIAVHARLTSRWAVGTVAAADDNVKLPVLVDPRTNQPWIPGSSIAGSLKRHLEERGDDWLGPDPQGFEQLTGNGDRVASRLAVLGAIVAAERDTSGSTEVDPRRGAASGRTLRSYEWSAPTTLTIAFQHDGDRSEDLITSLKSWRPHIGRGRGTGMGECEVLRVDDFTVDLNTEDGLTFWLGERSEWFTSRPPVDAAAAAPSGWTTLHFTAKEPLHVGNGEKIQVGTHQEHAVIAHAGGGAPLVPGTSWKGVFRHRARTILEAVGADESQVKAVETGLFGSQGTGRGALWFGETDLSAGCITRTHVAIDRFTGGARDGSLFTVRAVKRGTDVPLRVRWNRGDMPKPVRNLMLHVARDLHDGLATVGGMGTRGYGWLELKSHAGGCRRER
- the cas6 gene encoding CRISPR system precrRNA processing endoribonuclease RAMP protein Cas6 codes for the protein MPETYWVPLDVGYPVEADHLHAAFTRWFDAEEEEPDPRKVPHGAISKPYSLSMVGELDGTPGISVSVLSDDARSLFLERAATGSTVRLGRQIIRTGRPWLTASASWGQLALTRPSPTWDVEFQTPTVFRTSGRPSVLPTPSVLLRSPLEAWTSWSGVPLLAYDPVAVARSVRVELAEISTLPVLAGRKSVPGLVGRVRYVSDDAGVARSMSLLLAVAQFSGVGSYTARGFGTVSVRSDAPSASRAGSGRRTRSDTLRRPVAAGV